In Paenibacillus guangzhouensis, a single window of DNA contains:
- a CDS encoding alpha/beta hydrolase yields the protein MDISRFIRLENFESKILNNRRDMFIYLPPSYNLNDQVRYPVLYMQDGQHVFFADQKGESWDVHQVVDRLVAEGKMKEIIVIAISHIEDARIAEYMHENPQGHNIFGTTNQGEMYEQFLIQEVKPYVDATYRTLPGREHTALMGSSAGGLVSYNIGFRHSETFGMIGALCPFFVSVDPNTMEDRWLSHVYTEKKDLKIWMDVGDAEGFTVMEKHVRQVADVLIRSGFQPGKDLMYYYAVDSGHSQKDWAARVHAPLLYFFGEIGKPVRVELHGPETIGVQGAKCNVNAIVHFDSGFIMTDLQGTFEVADPELLHVTADGRLRAKRPGKTKVTYRYGHLAASMEMKIIPYLSPTATVNVFVKVPTATPQTDTLYAGIELPMIHNRLYGGTFEVPRDMSFEFRISRGLGKHETDRYGHEVPYRKFTVTDGLILNYVVENWVDCVPARGV from the coding sequence GTGGATATTTCGCGGTTCATTAGACTAGAAAATTTCGAATCAAAAATACTAAATAATAGAAGAGATATGTTTATCTATTTGCCCCCAAGCTATAACCTGAATGATCAAGTGCGGTATCCTGTCTTATATATGCAGGATGGGCAGCATGTTTTTTTCGCAGATCAGAAGGGTGAATCTTGGGATGTGCATCAGGTCGTCGATCGGCTTGTTGCCGAGGGGAAGATGAAGGAGATCATCGTGATCGCTATCTCGCATATTGAAGATGCTAGAATTGCTGAATATATGCATGAGAATCCGCAAGGACACAATATTTTCGGCACAACGAATCAAGGCGAAATGTACGAACAATTTCTCATTCAAGAAGTTAAGCCATATGTCGATGCAACCTATCGGACGCTGCCGGGCCGAGAGCATACGGCATTAATGGGTTCATCGGCCGGCGGTCTCGTCTCCTACAATATTGGATTCAGGCATTCGGAGACGTTCGGCATGATCGGCGCGTTATGTCCTTTCTTCGTCAGCGTTGATCCGAATACGATGGAAGACCGTTGGCTAAGCCATGTGTACACGGAGAAGAAGGATCTGAAAATATGGATGGATGTCGGCGATGCCGAAGGCTTCACCGTGATGGAGAAGCATGTGCGTCAGGTGGCGGATGTCCTGATCCGATCGGGATTCCAGCCTGGTAAGGATCTGATGTATTATTATGCCGTCGATTCCGGTCATTCGCAGAAGGACTGGGCTGCTAGAGTGCACGCACCGCTCCTATACTTCTTCGGGGAGATTGGTAAGCCGGTTCGCGTGGAATTACATGGACCAGAGACCATTGGTGTACAGGGAGCGAAGTGCAATGTCAATGCGATTGTCCACTTCGATAGCGGGTTTATAATGACCGATTTACAAGGAACCTTTGAAGTCGCTGATCCTGAACTGCTTCATGTCACGGCAGACGGAAGACTCCGCGCGAAGAGACCCGGCAAGACGAAGGTGACTTATCGGTATGGGCATCTAGCCGCTTCTATGGAGATGAAGATTATCCCGTATCTGTCCCCGACAGCAACCGTGAACGTCTTCGTGAAGGTGCCGACGGCTACGCCACAGACGGACACACTCTATGCAGGCATTGAGCTGCCTATGATCCATAATCGACTCTACGGCGGAACGTTCGAAGTGCCGCGAGATATGTCATTCGAATTTCGTATTTCTAGAGGACTGGGCAAGCATGAGACGG
- a CDS encoding LacI family DNA-binding transcriptional regulator, whose product MKKTTIKDIAKAADVSIATVSYILNDVKTQSISDETRVKVLKVAQQLKYVANRSAQSLKIKKTGLMGILVFRDDVQTPGSALKYAKTIYKLEELCSQLGYHVIFMQLDSASSSYKVIMERNLDGVFLINADREKFYAISNQFGFGIPVFVIDSYIEDSLFHKIMPNFEQSFAAAGKLLGQAPAFLVMDAYNNLELREVVKQQSGLDEDHIYVYENRDGMHAFLSQFAGKAGIVMNEFLANVAWKTHQHLVACCTSHCEEILPDEMMKISYHLNDYTEVVNMMDSYINDAAYVKAEKFFLLTATS is encoded by the coding sequence TTGAAAAAAACAACAATTAAAGATATTGCGAAAGCAGCAGATGTATCAATAGCAACCGTGTCTTACATTCTGAATGATGTGAAAACGCAGTCCATCTCGGATGAAACGCGCGTGAAGGTGCTGAAAGTCGCACAGCAGCTCAAGTATGTCGCGAATCGTTCTGCCCAATCGTTAAAAATCAAGAAAACAGGATTGATGGGGATATTGGTGTTCCGAGATGATGTACAGACCCCTGGGTCGGCCTTGAAATATGCTAAGACGATCTACAAGCTGGAGGAGCTGTGCAGTCAGCTTGGCTATCATGTAATTTTTATGCAATTAGACAGCGCCTCCTCCTCTTATAAGGTTATTATGGAGCGCAATTTGGACGGCGTGTTCTTGATTAATGCCGATCGGGAGAAATTCTATGCGATCTCGAATCAATTTGGGTTCGGGATTCCGGTATTCGTCATCGACAGTTATATCGAGGATTCGTTATTTCATAAAATTATGCCGAATTTCGAGCAAAGTTTTGCTGCGGCAGGGAAGTTGCTAGGGCAGGCGCCGGCGTTTCTTGTGATGGATGCGTATAACAATTTGGAATTAAGAGAAGTCGTGAAGCAGCAATCGGGATTGGATGAGGATCACATCTACGTCTATGAGAATCGCGATGGGATGCATGCATTTTTATCGCAATTTGCAGGGAAAGCCGGGATCGTCATGAACGAATTTCTGGCGAATGTGGCATGGAAAACCCATCAACATCTGGTGGCATGCTGCACGTCCCATTGTGAGGAGATTCTCCCGGACGAAATGATGAAGATTTCTTATCATCTCAATGACTACACGGAGGTTGTTAATATGATGGACAGTTATATTAATGATGCGGCGTATGTCAAAGCGGAGAAGTTTTTCTTATTGACCGCCACATCATGA
- a CDS encoding sugar ABC transporter permease, translated as MSKLRSNLVVIGIYIVFIVLLITTLYPMIWVVGTSLNPGNTLLVSKMFPDNPSLVHYVELLRNTDFMLWFGNTVKIAVANAFLSTILVAMTAYAFSRFRFKGRQQGLMTLLVLQMFPGFLSIMAIFVLLLQTKLLDTHLGLILIYVGGSISMGTWVMKGHFDTIPRSLEEAAFIDGASNKDAFFRIILPLSLPSITFVALNSFITPFMDFILPQIVLRSSEKMTLAQGLYSMVANETNSSFTVFAAGAVLVALPITLLYMYFQKYLIHGMTAGADKG; from the coding sequence ATGTCTAAATTAAGAAGCAATTTAGTCGTTATTGGGATTTATATCGTATTTATCGTGCTGTTGATCACGACCCTGTATCCGATGATCTGGGTTGTCGGCACCTCGCTGAATCCTGGCAATACCTTATTGGTTAGCAAGATGTTCCCGGACAATCCATCGCTCGTGCATTATGTCGAGTTATTACGGAATACCGATTTTATGTTATGGTTCGGCAACACGGTGAAGATCGCTGTTGCGAATGCATTTTTGTCGACCATCCTTGTCGCGATGACGGCGTATGCCTTCTCTAGATTTCGCTTCAAGGGCCGGCAGCAAGGGCTCATGACGCTGCTCGTATTGCAGATGTTCCCAGGCTTCTTGTCGATCATGGCGATCTTCGTGCTGTTACTGCAGACGAAGCTGCTCGACACGCATTTGGGGCTGATCCTCATCTATGTCGGTGGCTCGATTTCGATGGGAACTTGGGTGATGAAAGGTCATTTTGACACGATTCCTCGGAGCTTAGAGGAGGCTGCTTTTATCGACGGTGCGAGTAATAAGGATGCATTTTTCCGAATTATTTTACCGTTGTCCTTACCGTCGATCACCTTTGTTGCGCTGAATAGCTTCATTACACCGTTCATGGATTTTATCCTGCCGCAAATCGTCTTGCGCTCATCAGAGAAAATGACATTAGCGCAGGGGCTATACAGCATGGTTGCGAATGAGACGAATTCCAGCTTTACGGTATTCGCCGCGGGCGCGGTTCTGGTGGCGCTGCCGATCACGCTTTTGTACATGTATTTCCAGAAGTATTTGATTCACGGCATGACAGCCGGTGCGGACAAAGGTTAA